From a region of the Sminthopsis crassicaudata isolate SCR6 chromosome 6, ASM4859323v1, whole genome shotgun sequence genome:
- the LOC141547220 gene encoding polyserase-2-like isoform X1, with protein MELKTGTLVFCLPAFYSIPGKTQYAECGRPLRQDRIVGGSDASLGKWPWHVSVNRKGSQICGGTLISKSWVISAAHCFISSHTFSLIPPKQYTVAVGLNSQLSLKRDPDLSDGTFQIVKVSDILVHENYSKPALGNDIALLHLAEPLNFTDYVRPICLPRANHSFPHGASCWATGWGDVQESEPQPIKSGLILQQLELKIIGPKECQCLFKYKGPFNRTLELLPTMLCAGYKEGRRDTCQGDSGGPLVCEEQGQWFLAGITSFGQGCGRRNRPGVFANVVVFEDWIRERVEDAVFSEQPQPIPTSLPEDSDDCTIALPECGAAPRPGDWPWKAVIITPVSTPCHGVLVAEKWVLAPASCFLGLKDISTWHVMLPPKAQRIPVLSVQLNVNYIKDFEYDLALLELAVPVSFTDDTRAVCLPRLYHYFLPSSRCHLIQWGRGEPPMASKSLMEAEMTSSWWCYCLHDQKEVVPNSLENPKILCAEYHEEEKTSCWMGSRWGLLCKESGSWFLAGISKPPEDCLRPRVFSPLQLRSPWITHVALTSYMEDQLNWEWPTVMNFVPMCPPHTQFGACGIESYKQSDPWPWVAEVHGARDEVCMANLVSPGWVLTDTHCVARQGSIASRLRVNLGRAHFGTLGQVSRPVSSIQYTMGSPLVLLQLETRVEISASALPVCLHSGPVSKGIRCWVLGWKDSINRVPMAVQVSILTPQKCPYLNKRILPLGTICVAYHKKTIDRFETDSGSSLVCQQSLDSFTLMGISIRGSPELFAPVGVQQPWISRTVGDAPFVQFSH; from the exons ATGGAACTTAAAACTGGAACCCTGGTTTTCTGCCTTCCGG CCTTCTACTCCATCCCAGGAAAGACACAATATGCAG AATGTGGTCGACCTCTTCGCCAGGACCGCATTGTGGGGGGCTCTGATGCATCTCTTGGAAAGTGGCCTTGGCACGTAAGTGTCAACAGAAAAGGCAGTCAGATATGTGGCGGCACCCTCATCTCCAAGTCCTGGGTCATCTCCGCAGCTCACTGCTTCATATCCTCGCA cactttctctctcattccaccAAAGCAATATACTGTTGCTGTGGGTTTGAACTCTCAACTGTCTTTAAAAAGAGACCCAGATTTATCAGATGGCACGTTTCAGATAGTGAAAGTGTCAGATATTCTGGTTCATGAGAATTACTCCAAACCTGCCCTTGGAAATGACATTGCTCTATTGCATCTTGCTGAGCCCCTCAACTTCACGGACTATGTGCGGCCCATTTGTTTGCCCCGAGCCAATCACAGTTTCCCTCATGGAGCTTCCTGCTGGGCCACAGGTTGGGGAGATGTACAAGAGTCAG AACCGCAACCAATCAAGTCAGGCTTGATACTCCAACAACTAGAACTGAAGATCATTGGACCTAAAGAATGTCAGTGTCTCTTCAAATACAAGGGTCCCTTCAATAGGACCCTGGAACTGTTACCCACTATGCTTTGCGCTGGCtacaaggaagggagaagggataCCTGCCAG GGGGACTCGGGAGGTCCACTCGTCTGTGAGGAACAAGGCCAGTGGTTCCTGGCTGGAATCACCAGTTTTGGCCAAGGCTGTGGGAGGAGGAACCGGCCAGGGGTCTTCGCCAACGTGGTGGTCTTTGAAGACTGGATCAGGGAACGAGTGGAAGATGCAGTTTTCTCTGAGCAGCCTCAGCCTATCCCAACGTCTTTGCCAGAAGACTCTGATGATTGTACCATTGCTTTGCCAG AATGTGGCGCTGCTCCCAGACCTGGTGACTGGCCCTGGAAAGCTGTGATAATTACTCCAGTATCTACACCCTGCCATGGGGTGTTGGTAGCAGAGAAATGGGTTCTTGCACCAGCCAGCTGCTTTCTGGG CCTGAAAGACATCAGTACTTGGCACGTGATGCTTCCCCCCAAGGCACAAAGGATACCTGTCCTCAGTGTACAGTTAAATGTCAACTATATAAAGGATTTTGAGTATGACCTGGCCCTCCTGGAGCTCGCAGTACCAGTATCTTTTACCGATGACACAAGGGCCGTGTGTTTACCCCGTCTGTATCACTACTTTTTGCCTAGTAGCCGGTGCCATCTGATCCAGTGGGGGCGGGGAG AGCCACCCATGGCTTCCAAGTCCCTGATGGAAGCCGAAATGACCTCTAGCTGGTGGTGCTATTGCCTCCATGACCAGAAGGAGGTGGTACCCAACTCCTTGGAGAATCCTAAAATCCTGTGTGCCGAGTACCATGAAGAGGAGAAAACCAGCTGCTGG ATGGGAAGCCGCTGGGGTCTCCTGTGCAAGGAATCGGGGTCCTGGTTTCTGGCAGGCATTTCAAAGCCTCCAGAAGATTGTCTTCGGCCTCGGGTCTTCTCCCCTCTACAACTTCGAAGCCCCTGGATCACGCACGTAGCCCTTACATCCTACATGGAGGATCAGCTCAACTGGGAGTGGCCGACTGTAATGAACTTTGTACCCATGTGTCCCCCCCACACCCAGTTTGGAG CTTGTGGTATTGAGTCATACAAACAGAGTGACCCCTGGCCCTGGGTGGCAGAGGTCCATGGCGCCAGGGACGAAGTGTGCATGGCCAATCTGGTGAGCCCTGGCTGGGTCCTAACAGACACTCACTGTGTGGCCAG GCAGGGCTCCATAGCATCCCGTCTTCGGGTTAACCTGGGTAGAGCACACTTTGGTACCCTGGGCCAGGTGTCGAGGCCGGTCAGCAGCATTCAGTACACCATGGGATCACCCCTAGTCCTACTGCAGCTGGAGACCAGGGTAGAAATCTCAGCTTCTGCTCTGCCAGTCTGCCTCCATTCTGGGCCAGTCTCAAAAGGAATAAGATGTTGGGTGCTAGGCTGGAAAGACTCTATAAACCGAG TCCCCATGGCGGTACAGGTCTCCATCTTGACCCCCCAAAAATGCCCCTACCTCAACAAGCGCATCCTGCCTCTGGGAACCATCTGCGTAGCATATCACAAGAAAACAATAGACAGATTTGAG ACCGACTCGGGCTCATCTCTCGTGTGCCAACAAAGCCTTGACTCCTTTACCTTGATGGGCATTTCAATAAGGGGAAGCCCAGAACTGTTTGCCCCCGTGGGGGTCCAGCAGCCTTGGATCTCTCGGACTGTGGGGGACGCACCCTTTGTGCAATTCAGCCACTGA
- the LOC141547220 gene encoding polyserase-2-like isoform X2, whose translation MHPAVLFLLLAFYSIPGKTQYAECGRPLRQDRIVGGSDASLGKWPWHVSVNRKGSQICGGTLISKSWVISAAHCFISSHTFSLIPPKQYTVAVGLNSQLSLKRDPDLSDGTFQIVKVSDILVHENYSKPALGNDIALLHLAEPLNFTDYVRPICLPRANHSFPHGASCWATGWGDVQESEPQPIKSGLILQQLELKIIGPKECQCLFKYKGPFNRTLELLPTMLCAGYKEGRRDTCQGDSGGPLVCEEQGQWFLAGITSFGQGCGRRNRPGVFANVVVFEDWIRERVEDAVFSEQPQPIPTSLPEDSDDCTIALPECGAAPRPGDWPWKAVIITPVSTPCHGVLVAEKWVLAPASCFLGLKDISTWHVMLPPKAQRIPVLSVQLNVNYIKDFEYDLALLELAVPVSFTDDTRAVCLPRLYHYFLPSSRCHLIQWGRGEPPMASKSLMEAEMTSSWWCYCLHDQKEVVPNSLENPKILCAEYHEEEKTSCWMGSRWGLLCKESGSWFLAGISKPPEDCLRPRVFSPLQLRSPWITHVALTSYMEDQLNWEWPTVMNFVPMCPPHTQFGACGIESYKQSDPWPWVAEVHGARDEVCMANLVSPGWVLTDTHCVARQGSIASRLRVNLGRAHFGTLGQVSRPVSSIQYTMGSPLVLLQLETRVEISASALPVCLHSGPVSKGIRCWVLGWKDSINRVPMAVQVSILTPQKCPYLNKRILPLGTICVAYHKKTIDRFETDSGSSLVCQQSLDSFTLMGISIRGSPELFAPVGVQQPWISRTVGDAPFVQFSH comes from the exons ATGCATCCAGCTGTGCTCTTTCTGCTACTTG CCTTCTACTCCATCCCAGGAAAGACACAATATGCAG AATGTGGTCGACCTCTTCGCCAGGACCGCATTGTGGGGGGCTCTGATGCATCTCTTGGAAAGTGGCCTTGGCACGTAAGTGTCAACAGAAAAGGCAGTCAGATATGTGGCGGCACCCTCATCTCCAAGTCCTGGGTCATCTCCGCAGCTCACTGCTTCATATCCTCGCA cactttctctctcattccaccAAAGCAATATACTGTTGCTGTGGGTTTGAACTCTCAACTGTCTTTAAAAAGAGACCCAGATTTATCAGATGGCACGTTTCAGATAGTGAAAGTGTCAGATATTCTGGTTCATGAGAATTACTCCAAACCTGCCCTTGGAAATGACATTGCTCTATTGCATCTTGCTGAGCCCCTCAACTTCACGGACTATGTGCGGCCCATTTGTTTGCCCCGAGCCAATCACAGTTTCCCTCATGGAGCTTCCTGCTGGGCCACAGGTTGGGGAGATGTACAAGAGTCAG AACCGCAACCAATCAAGTCAGGCTTGATACTCCAACAACTAGAACTGAAGATCATTGGACCTAAAGAATGTCAGTGTCTCTTCAAATACAAGGGTCCCTTCAATAGGACCCTGGAACTGTTACCCACTATGCTTTGCGCTGGCtacaaggaagggagaagggataCCTGCCAG GGGGACTCGGGAGGTCCACTCGTCTGTGAGGAACAAGGCCAGTGGTTCCTGGCTGGAATCACCAGTTTTGGCCAAGGCTGTGGGAGGAGGAACCGGCCAGGGGTCTTCGCCAACGTGGTGGTCTTTGAAGACTGGATCAGGGAACGAGTGGAAGATGCAGTTTTCTCTGAGCAGCCTCAGCCTATCCCAACGTCTTTGCCAGAAGACTCTGATGATTGTACCATTGCTTTGCCAG AATGTGGCGCTGCTCCCAGACCTGGTGACTGGCCCTGGAAAGCTGTGATAATTACTCCAGTATCTACACCCTGCCATGGGGTGTTGGTAGCAGAGAAATGGGTTCTTGCACCAGCCAGCTGCTTTCTGGG CCTGAAAGACATCAGTACTTGGCACGTGATGCTTCCCCCCAAGGCACAAAGGATACCTGTCCTCAGTGTACAGTTAAATGTCAACTATATAAAGGATTTTGAGTATGACCTGGCCCTCCTGGAGCTCGCAGTACCAGTATCTTTTACCGATGACACAAGGGCCGTGTGTTTACCCCGTCTGTATCACTACTTTTTGCCTAGTAGCCGGTGCCATCTGATCCAGTGGGGGCGGGGAG AGCCACCCATGGCTTCCAAGTCCCTGATGGAAGCCGAAATGACCTCTAGCTGGTGGTGCTATTGCCTCCATGACCAGAAGGAGGTGGTACCCAACTCCTTGGAGAATCCTAAAATCCTGTGTGCCGAGTACCATGAAGAGGAGAAAACCAGCTGCTGG ATGGGAAGCCGCTGGGGTCTCCTGTGCAAGGAATCGGGGTCCTGGTTTCTGGCAGGCATTTCAAAGCCTCCAGAAGATTGTCTTCGGCCTCGGGTCTTCTCCCCTCTACAACTTCGAAGCCCCTGGATCACGCACGTAGCCCTTACATCCTACATGGAGGATCAGCTCAACTGGGAGTGGCCGACTGTAATGAACTTTGTACCCATGTGTCCCCCCCACACCCAGTTTGGAG CTTGTGGTATTGAGTCATACAAACAGAGTGACCCCTGGCCCTGGGTGGCAGAGGTCCATGGCGCCAGGGACGAAGTGTGCATGGCCAATCTGGTGAGCCCTGGCTGGGTCCTAACAGACACTCACTGTGTGGCCAG GCAGGGCTCCATAGCATCCCGTCTTCGGGTTAACCTGGGTAGAGCACACTTTGGTACCCTGGGCCAGGTGTCGAGGCCGGTCAGCAGCATTCAGTACACCATGGGATCACCCCTAGTCCTACTGCAGCTGGAGACCAGGGTAGAAATCTCAGCTTCTGCTCTGCCAGTCTGCCTCCATTCTGGGCCAGTCTCAAAAGGAATAAGATGTTGGGTGCTAGGCTGGAAAGACTCTATAAACCGAG TCCCCATGGCGGTACAGGTCTCCATCTTGACCCCCCAAAAATGCCCCTACCTCAACAAGCGCATCCTGCCTCTGGGAACCATCTGCGTAGCATATCACAAGAAAACAATAGACAGATTTGAG ACCGACTCGGGCTCATCTCTCGTGTGCCAACAAAGCCTTGACTCCTTTACCTTGATGGGCATTTCAATAAGGGGAAGCCCAGAACTGTTTGCCCCCGTGGGGGTCCAGCAGCCTTGGATCTCTCGGACTGTGGGGGACGCACCCTTTGTGCAATTCAGCCACTGA